A genomic stretch from Tachyglossus aculeatus isolate mTacAcu1 chromosome 19, mTacAcu1.pri, whole genome shotgun sequence includes:
- the LIN9 gene encoding protein lin-9 homolog isoform X1 — translation MPFRNSKRSRLFCEEDDRQLSTRSPKRNQRVAMVPQFTATMSTPDKKASQKIGLRLRNLLKLPKAHKWCIYEWFYSNIDKPLFEGDNDFCVCLKESFPNLKTRKLTRVEWGKIRRLMGKPRRCSSAFFEEERSALKQKRQKIRLLQQRKVADVSQFKDLPDEIPLPLVIGTKVTARLRGVHDGLFTGQIDAVDTLNATYRVTFDRAGLGTHTVPDYEVLSNEPHETMPIAAFGQKQRPSRFFMTPPRLQYTPPLQSPITDSDPLLGQSPWRNKISGTDTETLGGFPVVFLIQVTRLSKILMIKKEHIKKLREMNTEAEKLKSYSMPIGIDFQRRYATIVLDLEQLNKDLNKVLHKVQQYCYELAPDQGLQPADQPTDMRRRCEEEAQEIVRQANATTGQPCVENETLTELIARLTAILLQIKCLAEGGDLNSFEFKSLTDSLNDIKSSLDTSNISCFQNNVEIHVAHIQSGLSQMGNLHAFAANNTNRD, via the exons CCCTTCAGAAATTCAAAACGAAGCCGTCTCTTTTGTGAAGAAGATGACAGACAGTTAAGTACAAGGTCACCTAAAAGAAACCAGAGAGTGGCAATGGTTCCACAG TTTACTGCAACAATGTCAACGCCAGACAAGAAAGCTTCACAGAAGATTGGCCTCCGTCTACGTAACCTACTCAAACTGCCCAAAGCACACAAATGGTGCATATATGAGTGGTTCTACTCAAATATAGATAA ACCGCTTTTTGAAGGAGATAATGATTTCTGTGTGTGTCTGAAAGAGTCTTTTCCTAATTTGAAGACCCGGAAATTAACAAGAGTGGAATGGGGGAAAATCAGACGGCTTATGGGGAAACCACGGAG GTGTTCTTCTGCATTTTTTGAAGAAGAGAGGTCAGCTTTGAAACAGAAAAGGCAAAAAATTCGGCTCCTGCAGCAGAGGAAAGTTGCAGATGTTTCACAATTTAAAGATCTACCAGATGAAATTCCTCTGCCATTGGTTATAGGAACAAAAGTTACAG CAAGATTGCGGGGTGTTCACGACGGACTGTTCACTGGACAGATCGATGCTGTAGACACACTTAATGCTACTTACAGAGTTACTTTTGACAGGGCCGGATTGGGAACTCATACGGTCCCGGACTATGAAGTTCTT AGCAATGAGCCTCATGAAACAATGCCAATTGCCGCCTTTGGACAGAAGCAACGACCCTCTCGTTTCTTCATGACCCCACCACGGTTACAGTACACACCGCCTCTCCAGTCGCCAATTACA GACAGTGATCCTTTGTTAGGACAGTCACCATGGAGAAATAAAATTTCAGGCACAGATACTGAAACGTTAGGAGGTTTTCCAGTAGTATTCCTTATCCAAGTG ACCAGATTATCAAAAATTCTTATGATCAAAAAGGAACACATCAAGAAATTAAGGGAGATGAACACAGAAGCAGAaaaattg AAATCCTATTCCATGCCTATTGGCATTGACTTTCAGAGGAGATATGCAACTATTGTTCTAGATCTGGAACAACTCAATAAGGACCTAAACAAAGTTTTGCATAAAGTTCAACAGTATTGTTATGAG CTTGCTCCAGATCAAGGCCTCCAACCTGCAGACCAGCCAACAGATATGAGGCGCAGGTGTGAAGAAGAAGCCCAGGAAATTGTCCGGCAAGCAAATGCAACGACAGGGCAGCCTTGTGTTGAAAATGAAACGCTAACGGAATTAATCGCTAGGCTCACAGCAATATTATTGCAGATTAAG tgCCTTGCAGAAGGAGGTGACCTGAATTCATTTGAATTCAAATCGCTAACAGATTCATTAAATGACATCAAGA
- the LIN9 gene encoding protein lin-9 homolog isoform X2, which produces MPFRNSKRSRLFCEEDDRQLSTRSPKRNQRVAMVPQKFTATMSTPDKKASQKIGLRLRNLLKLPKAHKWCIYEWFYSNIDKPLFEGDNDFCVCLKESFPNLKTRKLTRVEWGKIRRLMGKPRRCSSAFFEEERSALKQKRQKIRLLQQRKVADVSQFKDLPDEIPLPLVIGTKVTARLRGVHDGLFTGQIDAVDTLNATYRVTFDRAGLGTHTVPDYEVLSNEPHETMPIAAFGQKQRPSRFFMTPPRLQYTPPLQSPITDSDPLLGQSPWRNKISGTDTETLGGFPVVFLIQVTRLSKILMIKKEHIKKLREMNTEAEKLKSYSMPIGIDFQRRYATIVLDLEQLNKDLNKVLHKVQQYCYELAPDQGLQPADQPTDMRRRCEEEAQEIVRQANATTGQPCVENETLTELIARLTAILLQIKCLAEGGDLNSFEFKSLTDSLNDIKSSLDTSNISCFQNNVEIHVAHIQSGLSQMGNLHAFAANNTNRD; this is translated from the exons CCCTTCAGAAATTCAAAACGAAGCCGTCTCTTTTGTGAAGAAGATGACAGACAGTTAAGTACAAGGTCACCTAAAAGAAACCAGAGAGTGGCAATGGTTCCACAG AAGTTTACTGCAACAATGTCAACGCCAGACAAGAAAGCTTCACAGAAGATTGGCCTCCGTCTACGTAACCTACTCAAACTGCCCAAAGCACACAAATGGTGCATATATGAGTGGTTCTACTCAAATATAGATAA ACCGCTTTTTGAAGGAGATAATGATTTCTGTGTGTGTCTGAAAGAGTCTTTTCCTAATTTGAAGACCCGGAAATTAACAAGAGTGGAATGGGGGAAAATCAGACGGCTTATGGGGAAACCACGGAG GTGTTCTTCTGCATTTTTTGAAGAAGAGAGGTCAGCTTTGAAACAGAAAAGGCAAAAAATTCGGCTCCTGCAGCAGAGGAAAGTTGCAGATGTTTCACAATTTAAAGATCTACCAGATGAAATTCCTCTGCCATTGGTTATAGGAACAAAAGTTACAG CAAGATTGCGGGGTGTTCACGACGGACTGTTCACTGGACAGATCGATGCTGTAGACACACTTAATGCTACTTACAGAGTTACTTTTGACAGGGCCGGATTGGGAACTCATACGGTCCCGGACTATGAAGTTCTT AGCAATGAGCCTCATGAAACAATGCCAATTGCCGCCTTTGGACAGAAGCAACGACCCTCTCGTTTCTTCATGACCCCACCACGGTTACAGTACACACCGCCTCTCCAGTCGCCAATTACA GACAGTGATCCTTTGTTAGGACAGTCACCATGGAGAAATAAAATTTCAGGCACAGATACTGAAACGTTAGGAGGTTTTCCAGTAGTATTCCTTATCCAAGTG ACCAGATTATCAAAAATTCTTATGATCAAAAAGGAACACATCAAGAAATTAAGGGAGATGAACACAGAAGCAGAaaaattg AAATCCTATTCCATGCCTATTGGCATTGACTTTCAGAGGAGATATGCAACTATTGTTCTAGATCTGGAACAACTCAATAAGGACCTAAACAAAGTTTTGCATAAAGTTCAACAGTATTGTTATGAG CTTGCTCCAGATCAAGGCCTCCAACCTGCAGACCAGCCAACAGATATGAGGCGCAGGTGTGAAGAAGAAGCCCAGGAAATTGTCCGGCAAGCAAATGCAACGACAGGGCAGCCTTGTGTTGAAAATGAAACGCTAACGGAATTAATCGCTAGGCTCACAGCAATATTATTGCAGATTAAG tgCCTTGCAGAAGGAGGTGACCTGAATTCATTTGAATTCAAATCGCTAACAGATTCATTAAATGACATCAAGA